Genomic window (Leptolyngbya sp. 'hensonii'):
GCAGGGAACGGGAGGAACTGGCCCATCTCAACTGGCGGGCTGGCGCGAAAGCCCGGGCCGCTTCAGCCTACGAGGCTGCCATGAATTATCTGGATATTGGGATCCAGCTTTTATCACCTCAAAGCTGGAAACACCAGTACAGTCTCAGCCTGAGACTGCATCATCTGGCCACTGAGGTTGCCTATCTTTGCGGTGCCTATGACCGTATGGCAGCACTGATTACAGCCGGGCTACAGCACAGCAACAATCATCTGGATCGGGCCAAATTCTACGAAATTCAGATTCTGGCCCTAGTGGCCCAGAACCAAACCCGGGCGGCGGTCGATTATGCCCGTCATGTTCTGCCAAACTTCGGCGTTCAACTTCCCCAAAACCTCTCTAAACCGCGTATCCTCCTGGGTTTCTTCGCCACCCTCTATCGCATGGCAGGCAAAACTCCCAGAGATTTGCTCACCCTACCTGTCATGTTAGACCCTGACAAATTAGCAGCCTGCACCCTGATCAATGCGATTGGCGCAGCAACGGAAAGGGGTCTGCCAGAGATTCTGCCCTTTATAACGTTTACAGGTATTTCTTTATACCTGCGTTATGGCAATATTCCCAAGTCATCACTGGCTTACACCATCTATGCCTTCTTGCTCTGCGAAAAGCTCGGTCGCGTAGACGCTGGATATGCGATCGGCAAAGCTGCGATCGCATTATGTCACCGGACTTCTTCCAAAGCAGCACTGGCCTCCACCCTGTTTCTCTGGAATCGCTTTATTGCCTATCGCAAGGAATCTTTAAGCAGCACACTACAGTTCTTGTTAGAAGCCTATCAGGTGAGTCTGGAGGTCGGAGATGTTGAGTATGCAGCCTACAGCCTCTGTTTCTATTTTTCCCAGGCTTTTTGGGCTGGCCAAAATTTGGTGGACTTACGTAAGGAAGCGATCGCTAGCCGTCCCACATTTCAGAAACTCCAGCAACAAGCAATGGCAGCCCTGCAGGATCTCAACTGCCAGGGCTTGGACAATCTCACCACAGACACAGGTGATGCTTGCCAGTTGGTAGGCCGTTTTTTTGATGAGACCGCTATCACCGCCGCCGATGGGCACTTGCAAGCCTATACCAGTATCCGCAAACTCCAGTTGGCTTGCCTGTTTCGTCGCTATGCCATGGCGATGGAACAGATCGCGATCGTCGAGACCCGTCTGGGGGCTATTGAGGGGACGTTCAACAAGAGCCTGTTCTATTTTTATGCTGCACTAGTCCGGTTGGGGCAGTATCCCAATCTACCCCCAAAACAACAAAGAGCCTGTCTGAATAAGGTCAAAGCTGCGCTCAAACACCTTTCTCGGTTAGCAAAATCGGCTCCGATGAATTATCAGCATAAGGCTTGTCTGGTAGAAGCCGAACGCCTGCGCGTTCTAGGTCAAATGAGCCCAGCCGAAGACCGGTACGATCGGGCGATCTCCGGTGCAAAAGCCCAGGGTTACCTGCAGGAAGAAGCCTTAGCCAACGAACTTGCGGCTCAGTTCTACCTGGATCGAGGGAAAGAAAAAATTGCCCAAGTTTATCTGATTGAGGCGTACTATTGCTATGCCCGTTGGGGCGCAGTCGCCAAAGTCACCGACCTGGAAATCCGTTATCCCCAACTGCTGCTGTCTGTTCTACAGCCAGAAAGAGCTGTCAGCCCTGCCAGAACAACATCATCGACCTATATTAGTCATGGACCTCAGGCGCTCGATTTGGAGACCCTCCTCAAAGTTTGCCAGGCTATTTCTGGAGAAATCGAACTTGATCAACTCCTGGCAACACTCTTGACCATTGTAATTACCAATGCTGGTGCCGATAAGTGTGTTTTACTGCTGCAAACAGAACAAGGGTTGCAGATCGTGGCCCAGGTGGAAACTGGACAGCAGCCGCACATCCTGCCATCTCCAACCCCTCTGGACTTAAGTCCAAATGTGGCGATCGGTTTGGTGAGTTGGGTCCAGCGGCATTTGGAGCCATTAGTGCTGAGCCATGGCAGGCAAAATCCTCAGTTTGTTAGAGATCGCTACTTAATTGAACATCAACCCAAAAGTGTTATGTGCAGCCCCATTATGAATCAAGGCCAGCTTCTTGGTGTCTTGTATTTGGAAAACAATCTGATGGTAGATGCGTTTACCCACGATCGCATTGAACTACTCAACCTCCTCTGCACCCAGGCTGCTATTTCCCTGGAGAATGCCCAACTCTATCACCAGCTAGAACAGGCAAATCTACAATTAGCTGAGTATTCCCAAACCTTAACGGATAAGGTGGCAGAACGGACCCAGGAACTGTCCCAGGCCATCATCCATCTGCAATCAACGCAGCAGGAACTGATTCAATCTGAAAAAATGGCTGCCCTGGGACAACTCACTGCCAGTGTTGCCCACGAAATTAATACGCCGCTGGGAGTGATTTGCGGTGCAACGGCCAACATTATGGCCGCCTTTGAAACCACCCTCCGAAAGTTGCCCCCTCTCCTACAACAGTTGTCTCCCCAACAACAGGCTGACTTTCTAGCCCTAGTCAACAGGGCTCTCCAGCAACAGCACCCCCCCTCTACCCAAGCAGAACGACAACTGCGACAGCAATTGCAAAGCCAGCTCGCCGATCGGGGACTGGCCGAGGCACCCCGCATCGCTAGCCAACTGACCCTGCTGCGCTTAGGCACCGACTTTGACCCCTACCAATCCCTTCTCTTCGATCCCAACGCTGTGGCAATTCTGGAAACTGCTTACAACCTGGTATTACAGCACCAGAATGCTCAGAGTATTCAACAAGAAGTCGATCGGGCCGCCAAGATTGTCTTTGCCCTCAAAACCTATAGCCATCCAGCCAAGAGTGGGGAGAAAAGCCTTGTTGCGGTTACGGAGAGCATT
Coding sequences:
- a CDS encoding AAA family ATPase, translated to MDTVNPDNHSPPLEGYRLTQLLHAGSRSLVYRGIRLTDELAVVLKFSQDARPWLQDLLQLRNHYIITKNLNLPGVVQPLGLEPYGHGFVLVMADEGYIALSDYIKAHPLNLAEFLAIAIQLADILHHLYQHRVIHKDIKPANILIHPESKHIQLIDFSSASLLPKETEDVKPPSILEGTLAYLAPEQTGRMNRGIDYRTDFYALGVTFFELLTGQLPFRSNDPLELLHGHIAKPAPSVCEFQPDIPPGMGQIVAKLLAKNAEDRYQSALGLRYDLNQIRHRWEQSEDIEAFELGSRDMSDRFLIPEKLYGREFEINTLLHTFSQVSQGITALILVKGFSGIGKTAIVHEVHKPIVQQRGYFIQGKFDQFNRNIPFSAFVQAFRNLMGQLLSESEAQLQVWKSQILAAVGENGQVIIDVVPELEQIIGAQPEAMELSGTAAQHRFNLLFQKFIQVFATAAHPLVMFLDDLQWADSTSLHFLQRLIAELETGYLLLIGAYRDHEVSPVHPLMLTLETLSQTQAKITTIALPPLSLSSLNHWVADTLNCSQALAQPLTELVFQKTQGNPFFATQFLQSLHQDGLIEFDLQAGHWQCDIVRVREAALTDDVVEFMTLQLQKLPPATQAALKLAACIGNPFDLATLAIVRDPRDGNTSEQSEIETATVLWAALQQGVILPLSEIYKFFQEGADIGREPTSEFWMLDSATCTYRFLHDRVQEAAYSMIPASQKEAVHLQIGRLLLERIPPNDRELQLFQIVNQLNHGITLIRTGREREELAHLNWRAGAKARAASAYEAAMNYLDIGIQLLSPQSWKHQYSLSLRLHHLATEVAYLCGAYDRMAALITAGLQHSNNHLDRAKFYEIQILALVAQNQTRAAVDYARHVLPNFGVQLPQNLSKPRILLGFFATLYRMAGKTPRDLLTLPVMLDPDKLAACTLINAIGAATERGLPEILPFITFTGISLYLRYGNIPKSSLAYTIYAFLLCEKLGRVDAGYAIGKAAIALCHRTSSKAALASTLFLWNRFIAYRKESLSSTLQFLLEAYQVSLEVGDVEYAAYSLCFYFSQAFWAGQNLVDLRKEAIASRPTFQKLQQQAMAALQDLNCQGLDNLTTDTGDACQLVGRFFDETAITAADGHLQAYTSIRKLQLACLFRRYAMAMEQIAIVETRLGAIEGTFNKSLFYFYAALVRLGQYPNLPPKQQRACLNKVKAALKHLSRLAKSAPMNYQHKACLVEAERLRVLGQMSPAEDRYDRAISGAKAQGYLQEEALANELAAQFYLDRGKEKIAQVYLIEAYYCYARWGAVAKVTDLEIRYPQLLLSVLQPERAVSPARTTSSTYISHGPQALDLETLLKVCQAISGEIELDQLLATLLTIVITNAGADKCVLLLQTEQGLQIVAQVETGQQPHILPSPTPLDLSPNVAIGLVSWVQRHLEPLVLSHGRQNPQFVRDRYLIEHQPKSVMCSPIMNQGQLLGVLYLENNLMVDAFTHDRIELLNLLCTQAAISLENAQLYHQLEQANLQLAEYSQTLTDKVAERTQELSQAIIHLQSTQQELIQSEKMAALGQLTASVAHEINTPLGVICGATANIMAAFETTLRKLPPLLQQLSPQQQADFLALVNRALQQQHPPSTQAERQLRQQLQSQLADRGLAEAPRIASQLTLLRLGTDFDPYQSLLFDPNAVAILETAYNLVLQHQNAQSIQQEVDRAAKIVFALKTYSHPAKSGEKSLVAVTESIEVALTLYHNRLKQGIEVIRRYAPGVANILCNPDELTQVWVNLIDNAIYAMGEQGILEITVTQQTDRVVVEITDSGCGIPAELQSRIFDPLFTTKPRGEGSGLGLDIVRQLLHKHAGEIQVQSQPNRTTFTVGLPLLMTEGQPG